CAACACAACTTAAAGCCTTTGGCACCTCCATAAATAAAGAATTGGTAAATAATCGAAaagtgaatcaaatcaaatgaatCTAAAAAAAGCCTATAACACATGTATTCTCATCCCCCCAAGGTCTTTTTGTCAATAAGCAGAGCTACTCTCACTACCAGAGAGCGAAGGTCCTTCAGATTTAACCAAGCTTGAGCTATTATTGCTACTTATCTCTAGCCCTTGCAATCTCCCGTTCTGCAGAAACTCCGACACGCTCTGAGAATTCGACATTTGATTGAATCCTCGCATCTGCTGCATGTCTTGTCCGTTGTTGATTGAGCCATGATGATACGGTGGAATCGCCATGAAAGTGGAAGGAGAATACTGAACCTGCTGCATCCCCATATCGAAAGAATCTGAATTACCAGAGATCTCTCCCGTTTCCATCTTCATCCTCTCCACTTCTTTCCTCAATGCTTCGTTTAAAGCTAACAAAAACCAAAAGCAAGAGACTAAAGATCACAGACACCAAAACgaattttttgaattgaatgttaaattatattcaacaaaaaaaaaccttttgttTACATTTTACAAATGCATCATAtgaaagaatgaaaaatagAGACTTTGCTATTACCATTACGAAGGTGAGCTTGTTGCTCCATTGCTTGTAATCTCATTTTCAGCTCCGTGTTCTCGTTGGCTAGTCCGTTTGTATCTCTCTGATCAATCAAAACAAACATTGAATTAAAAAACTCTTAAACTCACCGTTGAAAACAGAGCAAAAACCGTTACTTTACTCTACTCTGTTGAGAAACAGAGCAAAGGCCGTTACTTTAAACGCTGTTGAGAAACAGAGCAAACCTGGAAGAGAGTGAGCTGAGCAGAGAGAGTAGTAGCTTCCGTTTGAAGCGATTGAACTCTACGCTCAAGCTCCTGAATGTAACGCGCTTTCCTCTCCTTCGAACGCGCTGCAGATTGTCGATTCGCCAAGATCCTGCAATCAAATTGcacgatttttaaaaattctcattaattttatttttttgaaagaatgttaaattaattccaccaaaaaaaaacttttttcacAATTAATTTTCAAATCAGAGAGATTAAAATTAAACCTTTTGGCGCGTTTGGGATCGATGCTCCAGAGCTCGGAGAGCTTCTCGGGAGGCATGGCTTTCTTCGCGTCCATGATCTCATCCCCCGCGTACATCGCGCATCCCGCGTCGACGGAGTTGCTGTGACGGTGGCGAGGACGAGACGAGGAGTTCGGCGGAGGAACTGCGGCGGAGGAGGGATCTGGGAACGAGATCGGGGGGTTCGGATTCGAGGAGAGGCTGTCGACGTCGatgaaggaggagaagagatCGTCGTCGGAGGGAAGGTCGTCGGAAGAAGGCGGAGCTGCGGCGGAGGAGAGCGGATCCGTGAACATGAACATTGACATGTCGTCGGAGCGAGTTCGGCGGTGGAAGGAGGAGGGAACGGGATCCGCATTTGGATTCGGTGGAGGATCCGGTTTGTCCATCGGGTTGTTGATTTTATGGTTAGATGTGTAATGGGGAGACTTTTTGAGAGTCAATGTGTGTTTTTACGAAGAGGAGGAGATAATGAATGGAGATTGGAGATgaagctttctctctctctctatcaaaTAGGAGGAACTCGGCTGCTCACTTTCTATAAAAATGCCATTGAGTTTTAGAAATAATATGGATTATGAACTTTTTATATTGGTcggtttataaaatattagtgATGAAAAGTAAAAGGCACATTAACACGTGAAGCATCACAACATCTTGTctccctccttttttttttttttggaaagatTATTCTAAATAACAcaaatttacatgtttttttattaaattaaattaattttattttagttactacattatatttttttatgtctaTATCTTTTTAGTTTGGCTCcaagaaagattaaaaaataattacatttataTTATAACTTCTTAGTTTTTAAATCCATCTTCTTgtaaatgttcaagaaatcgctTTAAAGAGTACTATCGATTAGACGGATTATTCGAGGTTTAAACGAGATCTAGGCGGTAacgaattattgatttattttatatatatttacatttatatgtGATATTCTAGTTTTTGAATTtaagtataatattattatgatGAATTACCAAAATTAGATAtaccaaacaaaagaaattaaataaatttatagatttatactaccattattacttaatttaacatattttgacTAATTTAGATCGATTTAAACTGATTTAGAACAATTTAAACTGATTTGAATTATATGAATcgataaaattaaattttaagaaaatcgtttCGAATGAGACCGAATTGCCCtggaccgatttttagaacttTGGTCTTTGGTcttgtatataaataaaatctcCAATAATCTCTAGCAAATTCTGATGTGTTGCGCCTGTAGCTCAGTGGATAGAGCGTCTGTTTCCTAAGCAGAAGGCCGTAGGTTCGACCCCTACCTGGCGCGTTTTAAAGTATGTTACATTCCCATTGGCCTATTTCAATCCTTTTTCGCGCCATATAAGCCCTGTGAGAGTCTTAACGGTTATTGGGCATGCCGGTCAATGCAATTGTAAGTcaaaaggaaagagagatgGTCCTCTGCGGCTAAATAGTTTTGGCTAATGAAAGAATGGTCTTAAACTTTGTATATTCAATCAaactttctttttattattcattttttctAATCTGTATCATTGCTACAGAGAAGGCCTAGCTTCCCAACTAAAACATTTCTAAAGTCTTCAATTTGGAGATAGAAGTTTTGCTCAAGTCTCAAGCTTCATCATCACTAATCGGGGCACAAGCCTCCCACCAAGAAACAGGGCCCAAACCATCGTCATCTATAGTCCCCTGCACGTTTCACAAGATTATATATATCACTGGAGGAATCAATAGGCTTTATATTAACTAGCTTTTGTTATATAATCAAGTGGAATAGCTTCAGAGTTCAGAGGATGATAAACTTACAGTGACCACCATAGGAGCAAAAGGCTTTGCGTCCTCTGCTCGCTCAGTTGGAACAGGTGGATAGCTGATGTTCTAAACTCGAAACTTGATCTGCTATTCACAACGCCAttgttatgaaaaaaaaaaaactattttcaaaatttacatGGAAGGAGAAACTTGGGAACCAAAAGAAGTTAACCTGACATGAATCGTCGATGATAAACTCGTCATCTCCATATTTCCACACCCATCTCATTTGATTCCtgttaatgttaaaaaaaaaacattttacttTGTGATCAACTTAAGTATAACAGTCATTAACTGCAGGACACACGTTTTGTTTTCAGTACCTATTGTAAGGGTCAGGCTCACAGCGGTTAGGTGTAGGGATAAGTGGAGCAGGCACATAAACATCTTCAAAGAATCCAAGTGTTACTATAAGGTATAGAGAGAATCTTTATTATGTATATGAATAACAATAACCATAATATCATCAAAGCATATAATAAGCTAACTTATAAGTCAACTCAGTACTCACAGCGCAAGCCATTGGAATCAGATTCTTTGAACTTAGCAGCTATGACCTCACCAACAAATGGACGAAACACTACAATTCTAAAAACTACCTACAGAGTCACAAGGTATTAACATCAAAACATGATTGAaggattttaaaatacaaaatcttcataatttgaataaatatatgtatacctTATAGGTGGCAGCACCATCACCGGGTAAAACAAACCCTCCTTCGATTGATTTAATGCCGTAGATTGCTACGCAAAGTCCAATACTCAAAacctttaaaaataatatcaaaaaaaCATCCACTTTCATAAGATTAGCGAGTGTATATacataacaagaagaaaaacaaagacaaaaccTTGTCCAAGAAGAGCTTTTGAAGCGCTTTCTTAATGGCAACTTCGAGGGGGAGGTTAAGGTCAGACGGTGGCACTCTCACTGTATCTTCCAGCTCGCTAAGACAGAACATGTTTTTGCAAACCGTTCAAAACTTACTGTATCTTTGAGATTTAGTCTCGGAGAATCTGtttctaaaccctaattttaatTTGGCCGCCGACGAATCacaaaatgaagaagatgatgaccaCGTGCTAGTGTAAACTGTGCACGTGAGTAAAGTTTTAATGGGCTTGGCCCAATATGGTAAAagtacttttaaaataatttttttatttgttaatgaTTTTGTTCGGACCGCGAACATCCTACGTGTCCGTTTAACCGTCGCTCACCTCGTCGTCTCTTCctctttttgttcttcttctcttctttcagttttaaaaattttacatCGCAAACCTCCAAATGGCCGTGGCTACGCATTTCAGCTTCCCTGTCAACTATGTTCTCTCGGAAGCCTCTCGGAGCAGAGGAAGGTTAGATCGGAAGCTGGTGAGAGCAGTAGCCTCCGGGGATTCCATAGCTCCGGCGATTTCGGAAGAGACTAAAGTGAAACTGGGTGGGTCGGATCTAAAGGTGACGAAGCTTGGAATCGGAGTGTGGTCGTGGGGTGATAACAGTTACTGGAATGATTTCCAGTGGGATGGtcagttttctaaaaaaaacttaaatactTTTCTCTGTACATTcgaatataatttaataatctaAAAAACTATGCTTTACATTTTGTGAACTAATACTTTGAGTTTTCATCTCTGTTGTTGTTATGATTATAATTGAAATTGAATTATATTCAtcaaaagtctttttttttacatcaagtgCAGCAGacatttatatgatttttattaatatgtttctcataattttttttataacttataattttgACTGTTGTTTCTCTTCATTGAAGTCGAAATGAATAAATATTGACTTTTTCTTCTATGTTACTGTGATGGTAGACAGGAAATTGAAGGCTGCCAAGGGTGCTTTCGATGTCAGTCTTGACAGTGGTATAGATTTTTTCGATACAGCTGAAGTTTACGGTTCCAAGGTGAGAACGAGAAACCTCTGATTGCTTTGTTTTGAGGACCTTTACGGCTTTACCTATGTGGAATCTCACATTCTTGTTTCCTCTAGTTTTCCCTGGGTGCTATAAGCTCGGAGACTCTTCTAGGAAGGTACACTTTTTTTAGAAACCAAGAATGTAGCAGCCTCCCATGTACACTTTTTTCTTGACTTTGTCATCGGTGAGTTTTTGAACAGGTTCATTAGGGAGAGAAAGGAGAGGTATCCTGGAACTGAGGTTTCTGTTGCAACAAAGTATGCTGCTTTGCCTTGGCGTTTGGGTCGTGAAAGTGTTATCTCTGCCCTTAAAGACTCCCTTGCCAGGCTTGAGCTTTCTTCTGTGGATCTCTATCAACTCCATTGGTATGTTTTCATATATTACGTTTAAAAGAGTAATAACTGTGTTGAGGAATGATCTCACCATTCGCTTGGTTTCATTTCAGGCCGGGATTATGGGGAAATGAAGGTACTTTCATTTCAGAATTGGAGATATTCTGAACAATGAGTCTTGTCGCTTTTGGTAAAATCATATCAGACCAAGTGACAGGATGTGTTATGTTTTAGGATATTTGGATGGTCTTGGGGATGCTGTTGAACAAGGACTTGTGAAGGCTGTTGGTGTTTCTAACTACAGTGGTACCATttcaatctctttttttttttctctttctcattGATGATACGCATTTGAAAGTGAAAGACATTTAAAATCAGGATGCGTAAGTTTACCTTGTTAAATAGAGGATATATCATGCTCACTGTATTGAGTTGTGTTTTCTTCAGAGAAGCGGCTACGTGATGCTTATGAGAGACTGAAAAAGAGAGGAATCCCTCTGGCCTCAAATCAAGTCAACTACAGTTTGATATACAGAGCTCCAGAGCAGACTGGTGTAAAGGCTGCCTGTGATGAGCTTGGAGTCTCTTTGATTGCATATTCCCCCATTGCTCAAGGTGACTTTCCTCTTATGTCCATCATACTCTAGAAAAGTTCCATACAGAAGATTCTACAGTATTACTCAAAACAACCTGGCCAATGAACATCCATGTTTTCTGTTATTTCCTTTATCTGCAGGTGCTCTAACTGGTAAATACACCCCAGAGAACCCACCTACAGGTCCTCGTGGTCGCATCTATACTCGTGAATTTTTAACAAAGGTAATAGATTCTACTGCTGCATATATTCAGTACAGGCCTGTATTCAATCACCTGCTGAGAAAATGTTGTGTTAAGAAAATGTATATGCAGCACACACCCACAAAAATGAATGTACCTATGGATAAATTATCACAAAGTAGCATAATCCTTTGAGGTTCTTTACTGATTATGACTTGTGATTACAGCTTCAACCCCTACTGAATAGAATCAAACAAATAGGCGAAAACTACACCAAAACTCCCACACAGGTTCGTTCTCTATTCCTTATGTaccctattttttttcttttgtattgcTACTTCTTGTCAAGTTCAAGGTATCCACAGAACTAAAATCATTTGAGGCAAAACGTTTTTAGAGCACTTGTTGCTATCACCTTGCAAGGCTCAGTTAGAAATTGAGTAAAAACCGTGACAGTGAAGCCCTCAATTCACATCAAATATATGAGTCTTTTGTTGTGTTGTGCTGTGATGTGTAGGTAGCATTGAACTGGTTGGTGGCACAAGGGAACGTGATACCCATCCCAGGAGCCAAGAATGCGGAACAAGCCAAAGAGTTTGCAGGAGCGATAGGTTGGAGTCTGACAGACGATGAAGTGGCTGAGCTACGGTCCTTGGCCTCTGAGATTAACCCCGTCGTTGGTTTCCCTGTTGAGTATCTCTGATCTCTTAAAGACATTTGTTTGCACCATTTGTAAAGCTCAAAAGTGTTAAATATATTGAAAGTGGCATATAGATGACGCTAAGTGTTGTAAtagatatatacaaataaaatatatttccttCTTGAAGCATTTCAACATAGCCAAGCAAATGATATTGAAAAAGGGACTTTGAAACTTGCTTTAAGAGATGTTAATGTCACACTCACACACCTCTAGTTATATAAAACATGTTCTCTTCAATGTCTTTAGGTTTTCAAGGATTTAGAATTAGTCTATAGCTTTTTCTTGAGTCAGTGTCTTTAGTTTGAGCAACCATTATACTAATGAGCAAAGATCTACcgaatataattttgaaaaagccGCAAAGGTAACATCACCATCTTGATAGTTCTCAAAAGCTAAGTTTCATTTTTCCATTCTTTACAAGAGACAAATGAAGATAACAACAAGCAGAGCATATAGTTCTTCTGTTGTGCAGCTTTTTTAATCAAGCAACACTGAAAGAAGTGGCTGCTTTCTCCACAAATTTATTGGCTCCCTTGAACCACCTCTTGTCTCCAGCTTGTGCTTTGCAGATATAAAGCTTCCCTCCATTCACGGTGGCTGTGATCAGCTGATGCTTACCACCTTCATCTCCATCGGCTGTTCTTGTCAACACCGACAAGTAATAGTATGGTTTCCCACCAACGTCCTGAATGTTTGTCTCCAGAATGTTTGCTGTTGCCACTGCATTGTTGTCAAAGCCTCCCTGTAAATGAACACACAGTTATACAGTATTAAAGAGATGGAGGTGTTTGATTCATCAACATGACCGACCCTAAACCATGCTAAGTGAAACATTTGTCACAAgccccaaatttttttaaagaaaactagATCGGCATAAGCTCCTACAAATTTTTTAGGCTCCTAAATTTATAGAAGAAATTGTTTTtgttgaaatctttaataaatcgCCTATATCTCCCTAAATCTCAGGGCCGGTCCTGAGCATCAGGTTTtctataacaaatggaaattaGAAGTTTACCTCAGAGGCAGTCTCACCGAAGTAAGCTTGTTTACCTAGAAGATAGTTGACCTGCAAGAAAAGATCCAAAGAGTTGAATCATCATTCAATCTCACAGTTCATTTGATATTTGATGAATAGATGTCATGTGAGTAAAGACCTGAGAGAGGAACTCTTCAGGAGAACCGTAATCAGTGATGGACTTCTTGTCGGTAGGAGTGACCATGACATTGAGATTGCTAGTAGCGTCAAAGTTGTCTTCGTACCTAAGGACTTGTCCTGGATACTCTACCTCTCTGCTTGGGTTCCACTTAGCTGGCACCTGCACTTGGAATCCATCTCCACTGTATGCAGTGAAGTCTGTGTTTGTCTTTGGCTTCCCAAACACATTTGctgccaaaaccaaaaccaaagatCTTAGTTTGGTCtgcaaaaaatgaaaatgatccTCTAGGTTGTTTCGATTTTTTCTTTACCAGCTTCACCGTAGGCTGCCTCGGCGGGAGACACTTTGGAACCAACTGCAGCGGCGCCGACGAGGAGTGTGAGAGCGAGACGGCGAGAGACGGTGGAGGTATCGTCTTCTTGAGTTTGTTGCGCTTTGCACACTAGTTTAGAGAGTGACACGTAGCGCTGGGATGAGGAGGAAGGTGATGATCTTGCGACGGAGGAGGAGGCTAGTGCGCTCTGATGTAGGAAACACGCGTTGTACgccatcttctctctctctctctctcaagctCTGTGTCTGGTTAAGTTTTGAGGATTGTGGTGGGAGTGTGATAATGTATGGAGGTGAGATCAAGAGTGAAGATGATTGGTTGGTTTTGGATATTAGATGATCTCTCTGTTGATGTCTAGATAAGGTTGTTGAGGTCTTGTAATACGCCACGTGTCAGATACATTTGTTCTTGTTCCACGTCAGATTCATAAGCGTTCGGTCTGTTTACTGTTTTAACTTGTGCCCCAAGTAAGAAAGGCTCCGAAACAAGTGAAAGACTAAAAACAAGGAGTCTGGGCCTTTTGGGCCATTTCTTCTGAAAGGCCCATAACAGAATATCCACAGTATACAAACACGTGGCACAGTCAAATCGTGTAGATAATCTTTCACGCGCGCCTGTGAGATACGTTTTATGATAAGATCGGATAGACCCGCACGTACCTGATTAATTCCCTCGCACCCTTTtggattcaaattcgaaaaaaaacGGCTTAGAGTCTTTCCTTTTCTATCGCATTTTCTGCGTGTTTCTCGGGAAAATCTTCCTCTcctgattgaaaaaaaaaagactctcTCTCGGTCTCTGATTCGCCCTACACGACGCCTGTTGATGAAGCCGAACCTAAGTCTATTGTGCAGATCGGCGCTCAGATTCATCGACGTATCCGCTTGCAGAGTCATGGCTTGTTTCCTCAACTGCTTCCGCGGAAGAGACGATCGATCTATCTCTCACTCTTCACTCGCCGATTCCAAGGTAATTATTTAGCTTCTCTGGCTTTTCGCATCTATTATTCGCATGATCGTGCTCGTTTTGGTGTTAATCTTAGCTCATGCAATGATCGTTGATGAGAAATAGAACATTTACGGATAGATTGTAGTGCCCTGTGTAATTGTTGAGCTGGATCTTGATGTGAACGAAGCTCTGGACCATTTGTATTTGCATTTCTTGATCAAAATCATATCGATCGGATCCAGAATTTTCATTTGCTAACATCTTTTCTTTAAAAACTATATTCAGAGAGGAGGTCAGGAATCGCAGAATCATTTATCTGCTTTGTTTCGATCTGAAGGTAGAATCTCCTTTTTCATGTGTttatatcgggttggtttctgTGAAATTATTGCTGATAAAAAGGTATTGTTCTTGATTTGTTCTTGATTTTACAGAGAGTGAAGCTTCTTCGCCTTGCCTTGGCAAAGAAAGATTTGATTTGGATTCTATTCATATTGACAAAGGCCTAAGGGATGAGGTATGATTTTGTTAGAAGCATTGCCTCTAATCATCTGATTATAGTAGAGGCAGTATCTCTTTTTAACGCTCATCTTGCGAGCCTTATGATTACCACATCTTTTGTGGTCTGTGCGTTTTGAGACTGAAGTGGTCTTTAGCTTTTGTTTCTATAATGAATCTGCTATAGATTCTATATGTTTCCTTGCATTAGTGCTTGCAATTAGTTGAGTTTTTTTAATGACATTGCAGGGATTCTATCTGAGAATCAATAGAATTTGATTGTCCATTCCTTTAAGAGCTCATGCTGAGAATCTAACCATCTATTTCTTTTTACTTGTGGAATCCTAGGCGCGATTTCTTAAAGCTTGTGGCACTATACCTGCGACGCCTGTTGAAATCAGGAAAGCGTCCCAAAAACCGACTAGTCCTCAACATTCTGGAGCTTCCTATTTCCATTCATGGATCTCCAGTAGCTCTGCACTAGGTTTTCATTTGGATGAATCACCAACTCCCTTGAAAGCTTGTGAAGAGTTGGGAAGGCCATCACTTACTTCAGATCAAACACCAAGCAGGTAGAGTACTATGTTTACTTTGTTTAATTAAACAGGCACTTTGCCTTCTTGAGCTATGCTTGATTGAATTGGTGTAGTTTATGTGCTAACATTACTGTCGCAACACATATTTCGATCGTGAACTCACTCTATTCTTTTCCATATTAGTTGTGTAATCGATGACGGGGACACTGCGAGGGTCTCATCTGCTTCTGGTGATGCTGATGAAGTGGAAAGCATAGGCACTGCGTTCAAGGGTGATTTAGATAGATCTGGCAGGCCAATGCTCACTGCTGGAAAGACGAAGTCGGTGCGGTTTGAATGTGATCTTGATCAATCTCAGTCTTCTAACTCTTCTGAGAATAGCAGTTCAAGAAAACCAGAGATGGGTGGCAAAACTACAGTGAGCTCGCCTAATCCAACCCCATTGAAGCTATCTGATGAGATGCAAACTCCCGGAACCGTATATCCAGCAAACATGGAGTCAGCAAGAAAGGGAAGGCCTAGAATCAGGTCGCAGTTTGTGCATTCGGTGTCTAATCTAATGGAAGACGCATCCTTATATAATGTCCATGATGATTCATATGGGAGCCTAGAACAAGAGCAGATAGAGGGTGAAACTCCCACTTCAGCAACTTCAGATGAGAGACTATCCAAGTTTGAGGCAAGCTCTTCTCCTTCGCTATACCCAATCAATGAAGACGGTGGAGAAGACTTTGGTGTTTTAATCGATATAACACCTGGAGTCAATGCCATGACTCCAGGTGACAGGCCTATCATTGGATTGGTTGCTGCTCACTGGAATGAGAATGAGCAAACTGAGGTTTCACCCAAATGGTGGGATGGGAATGGGATTCCAAATTCCACAACCAAATACAAGGAGGTGTTACTCTTACAATGCCTAATAATATTCAGAAACTATACATAATGAGTTGTTACATTCTTCTTACCTTACGCAGGATCAGAAAGTGAGTTGGCATGCAACACCATTTGAGGTGAGACTGGAGAAGGCACTCTCGGAAGAAGGAGGTCTGAGTCTATTCCCTCGAAGGTATTAACCGTAAACCTCAACAATATCTACCTAGGAGAAGTGATGAAATCTATATAAGCGATCTATCAATGTGTGTGATGCAGGAACCTTGAAGTGATggaggaggatgaagaagacTCGGACATCCCGCAGCTGCAGCATTCGGTCCAACCAAACTCAGTAGTTTCGTTCTGAAACTTTGCTCTCGTACAGAAGAGTGTTACTTACAGATGGCAATGAAGATACGCTCGTTTCCAGCTTTTACGGAACTTTATAATAAGTTTTAAGAGTTAAAAGCATAAACAGTGGTGTGTTTGTGAACCTTTTGGGAATTCTCTCCCCAGGCACTCGGCATTGTGATATACTTTTCTCGAGTAATTTTAAGCTGAAAATCTagatatattacatatatatttatgtctGGTTATGTGTTAGAAAGATGTAGTTCATACATTAAAATGTAGCATGTAAGCAGTGTAGCCTCTACTGGTGGTTTCTCTGTACTTAAGGTTTTCTTCAGACACAAGCTA
The sequence above is drawn from the Brassica napus cultivar Da-Ae chromosome A8, Da-Ae, whole genome shotgun sequence genome and encodes:
- the LOC106362221 gene encoding transcription factor RF2b translates to MDKPDPPPNPNADPVPSSFHRRTRSDDMSMFMFTDPLSSAAAPPSSDDLPSDDDLFSSFIDVDSLSSNPNPPISFPDPSSAAVPPPNSSSRPRHRHSNSVDAGCAMYAGDEIMDAKKAMPPEKLSELWSIDPKRAKRILANRQSAARSKERKARYIQELERRVQSLQTEATTLSAQLTLFQRDTNGLANENTELKMRLQAMEQQAHLRNALNEALRKEVERMKMETGEISGNSDSFDMGMQQVQYSPSTFMAIPPYHHGSINNGQDMQQMRGFNQMSNSQSVSEFLQNGRLQGLEISSNNSSSLVKSEGPSLSGSESSSAY
- the LOC106362218 gene encoding uncharacterized oxidoreductase At1g06690, chloroplastic, translating into MAVATHFSFPVNYVLSEASRSRGRLDRKLVRAVASGDSIAPAISEETKVKLGGSDLKVTKLGIGVWSWGDNSYWNDFQWDDRKLKAAKGAFDVSLDSGIDFFDTAEVYGSKFSLGAISSETLLGRFIRERKERYPGTEVSVATKYAALPWRLGRESVISALKDSLARLELSSVDLYQLHWPGLWGNEGYLDGLGDAVEQGLVKAVGVSNYSEKRLRDAYERLKKRGIPLASNQVNYSLIYRAPEQTGVKAACDELGVSLIAYSPIAQGALTGKYTPENPPTGPRGRIYTREFLTKLQPLLNRIKQIGENYTKTPTQVALNWLVAQGNVIPIPGAKNAEQAKEFAGAIGWSLTDDEVAELRSLASEINPVVGFPVEYL
- the LOC106362222 gene encoding oxygen-evolving enhancer protein 2, chloroplastic, yielding MAYNACFLHQSALASSSVARSSPSSSSQRYVSLSKLVCKAQQTQEDDTSTVSRRLALTLLVGAAAVGSKVSPAEAAYGEAANVFGKPKTNTDFTAYSGDGFQVQVPAKWNPSREVEYPGQVLRYEDNFDATSNLNVMVTPTDKKSITDYGSPEEFLSQVNYLLGKQAYFGETASEGGFDNNAVATANILETNIQDVGGKPYYYLSVLTRTADGDEGGKHQLITATVNGGKLYICKAQAGDKRWFKGANKFVEKAATSFSVA
- the LOC106359389 gene encoding protein JASON: MKPNLSLLCRSALRFIDVSACRVMACFLNCFRGRDDRSISHSSLADSKRGGQESQNHLSALFRSEESEASSPCLGKERFDLDSIHIDKGLRDEARFLKACGTIPATPVEIRKASQKPTSPQHSGASYFHSWISSSSALGFHLDESPTPLKACEELGRPSLTSDQTPSSCVIDDGDTARVSSASGDADEVESIGTAFKGDLDRSGRPMLTAGKTKSVRFECDLDQSQSSNSSENSSSRKPEMGGKTTVSSPNPTPLKLSDEMQTPGTVYPANMESARKGRPRIRSQFVHSVSNLMEDASLYNVHDDSYGSLEQEQIEGETPTSATSDERLSKFEASSSPSLYPINEDGGEDFGVLIDITPGVNAMTPGDRPIIGLVAAHWNENEQTEVSPKWWDGNGIPNSTTKYKEDQKVSWHATPFEVRLEKALSEEGGLSLFPRRNLEVMEEDEEDSDIPQLQHSVQPNSVVSF